GAAAGAGAGAAAAGAGTATATAATGAACTCTTAAAATTAAAAGAAGATTTTAAAGTTGAAAGACTAGATGAAATAATAGAAAAATTATTTTAGTTGAGGTGTATATGTTAGATAATTTAGGTTCTAGATTTCAAGAGATCTTTAAAAAAGTTAGAGGTCATGGAAAACTAAGTGAAAGTAATATAAAAGAAGCTCTTAGAGAGGTTAAAATGTCACTTTTAGAAGCTGACGTTAACTATAAAGTTGTAAAAGATTTTACAGCAAAAATTCAAGAAAAAGCTATTGGAACTGATGTTTTAAAAGGAATCAACCCTGGACAACAATTTATAAAAATAGTTAATGATGAACTTGTTGAACTTTTAGGTGGAACTAATGCTAGACTTACAAAAGGAGTTAAAAATCCTACTGTACTTATGTTAGCAGGATTACAAGGAGCAGGAAAAACTACATTTGCTGCTAAACTTGGAAATTTCCTAAAAAAACAAGGGGAAAAAGTTTTAATGGTTGGAGCCGATGTATATAGACCAGCAGCAATTAAACAATTACAAGTTTTAGGAGAGCAAACTGGAATTGAAGTATATTCTGAAGAAAATCATCAAGATGCTGTAGGAATCTGTGAAAGAGGTTTAGCTAAAGCTAAAGAACTTGGTTCAACTTACATGATAATAGATACAGCAGGAAGATTACATATAGATGAAAAACTTATGGAAGAGTTAAAAGAGATTAAGAAAAAAACTAGACCACAAGAAATTCTATTAGTAGTTGATGCTATGATTGGACAAGATGCGGTTAATTTAGCAGAATCTTTTAACAATGTACTAAACATTGATGGTGTTGTGCTTACTAAGTTAGATGGAGATACTAGAGGAGGAGCTGCTCTTTCAATAAAAACAGTAGTAGGAAAACCTATAAAATTTGTTGGAGTTGGAGAAAAAATTGATGATATTGAACTTTTCCATCCTGAAAGACTTGTATCAAGAATTTTAGGAATGGGAGATGTAGTATCTTTAGTTGAAAAAGCTCAAAGTGCTATTGATGAAGAAGATGCAAAATCTTTAGAAGAAAAAATTAGAACTCAAAAGTTTGACTTAGATGATTTCTTAAAACAATTACAAAATATAAAGAAACTTGGTTCATTAGGAAGCATATTAAAATTAATTCCAGGTATGAGTCAAATTGGAGATTTAGCTCCTGCTGAAAAAGAGATGAAAAAAGTTGAAGCAATTATCCAATCTATGACAAAAGAAGAAAGAAAAAAACCTGAGATTTTAAAAGCAAGTAGAAAACAGAGAATAGCTAAAGGAAGTGGAACAGAAGTAGCTGATATCAATAGACTTCTAAAACAATTTGATCAAATGAAAGCTATGATGAAAATGTTCAGTGGTGGAAAAATGCCATCATTCCCTTCGTTCCCTGGTGGATTTAAAGGTGGAAAATTTCCATTTTAATAAAGTAAATAAATTAAAAGTTTAAAATATAAATAATATAAAAGGAGACGTGAAACGTATGTTAAAATTAAGATTAACTAGATTAGGAGACAAAAAAAGACCTTCTTATAGAGTTGTAGCTATGGAAGCATTATCAAAAAGAGATGGTAAAGCAGTTGCTTACTTAGGAAACTACTTCCCATTAGAAGATTCTAGAGTTGTATTAAAAGAAGAAGAAATCGTAAAATTCTTATTAAATGGAGCTCAACCAACTAGAACTGTAAAGTCAATATTAGTTAAAGCTGGAGTATGGGCAAAATTCGAAGAAGCTAAAAGAAAATAGTTAATTTAATGTATTTTAGGGCTTTATACTACTGTATAAAGTCCTTTTTTCATTAGACAAGCTAATAAAGTTTTGGTATAATATAATGAAGTTCAGAAATTAAAATGAAAAATAAAGGTGAATTATGGAAAAAATATTTGAACAAGTTGCTAAAGAGTTAGGCTTAAAACTATCTCAAGTTACTAATACTATGCAACTTCTTGATGAAGGAGCAACTGTACCTTTTATTGCTAGATATAGAAAAGAGGTTACTAATAACTTAGATGAGATAGAGATAGGAAAAATCTTAGAAACAGTTACATACCAAAGAAACTTAGAAAAGAGAAAAGAAGAAGTAATTAGATTAATTGATGAGCAAGGAAAATTAACTGAAGATATTATAAAATCTATTAATTTAGCTACAAAACTTCAAGAGATAGAGGATATATATTTCCCATATAGAAAGAAAAGAAAAACTAAAGCTGATATTGCTAAAGAAAGAGGTTTAGAGCCTCTTGCTAACTATATGTTAGAAGCTGTATCAAATGAAGCTGTAACTGAAAAAGCTAAAGAGTTTCTAAATGAAGAAGTTCCTACTACTGAAGAAGCAATAGAAGGGGCTATGCTAATTTTAGCTCAAAATATCTCTGAAACTCCTATTTATAGAGAGCAAATTAGAGAGATTATGCTTTCTAAAGGAATTATAAATACTAAAGAAACTAAAAAAGCTAAAGAATTAGATGTAAAAAAAGTTTATTCAGATTACTATTTATATAATGAACCTATTTCTAAAATGCCTTCTCATAGAATTCTTGCTGTAAATAGAGGAGAAAGTGAAGAAATACTTGCTGTTTCTATATCTTTTGAGGATGAAGTTAGAACTAAAATTGAAAAGCTTATATTAAAAGATTTTAAAAATAAAAATTTACAAGAAACTTATATTAAAATTATTGTAGATGCTCTTGATAGATTGATTCTTCCATCAATTGAAAGAGAAGTAAGAAATATTCTTACTGATAAAGCTGAAGAGGAAGCTATAAAGGTTTTTAAAGAAAATTTAAAAAATCTTTTAATGCAAGCTCCATTAAAAGAAAAAAATATATTAGCTTTAGATCCTGGATATAGAACTGGATGTAAAGTTGCTGTTATAGATAAAAATGGTTTTTATAGAGAAAATGATGTATTTTTCTTAGTGGCAGAGATGCATACTCCTAAACAATTAGAGGTATCTGAGAAAAAAATAGTAGATTACGTTAAAAAATATAATATAGATATTATAGTTATAGGAAACGGTACTGCTTCAAGAGAAACAGAAAGTTTCATTGCAGAAGTTATAAAAAAACATAATTTAAATACTAAATATCTTATAGCTAATGAAGCTGGTGCTTCTATCTACTCTGCATCTAAAATAGCTGCTGAAGAGTTTCCAGATTTAGATGTTACAGTTAGAGGAGCTATTTCAATAGGAAGAAGAGTACAAGATCCTCTTGCTGAGCTTGTTAAAATTGATCCTAAATCAATTGGTGTAGGTATGTATCAACATGATGTAAATCAAGGTAAACTTGATGAATCTTTAGATGCTGTAATCACATATGTTGTTAATAGTGTTGGTGCTAACTTAAATACAGCTTCTTGGGCACTTCTTTCTCATATTTCAGGAATTAAGAAAAATATAGCTAAAAATATAGTAGATTATAGAAAAGATAATGGAAATTTTAAAAATAGAAAAGAACTTTTAAAAGTTAAAGGAATAGGGGCTAAAGCCTATGAACAAATGGCTGGTTTCTTAGTTATAGTAGATGGTGAAAATGTTTTAGATAACACTATAATTCACCCTGAATCTTACCATATAGCTATTGATCTATTAAAAGAAGCTGGAATTACTGTAGATGAGTACGGAAAAGACTTAAGTGCTGCTAGAGAAAAGTTAAAAAATTTCAATTATAGTAAATTTGCTAAAGATAAAGAATATGGTGCTGAAACAGTAAAAGATATATATGAAGCTTTAATTAGAGATAGAAGAGACCCTAGAGATAGTTTTGAAAAACCACTTTTAAAATCAGATATTTTAAAAATAGAAAATTTACAACCAGGAATGGAAGTGGAAGGAACTGTTAGAAATGTTGTAAAATTTGGAGCTTTTATTGATATTGGTTTAAAAAATGATGCTCTTTTACATATTTCAGAAATATCTAATAAATTTATAGATGATCCTAGTAAAGTACTATCTGTTGGTCAAATAATAAAAGTTAGAATAAAAGATATTGACAAAGAGAGGGAAAGAGTAGGATTAACTAAAAAGGAGAAATAAGTTAAATGAAGGTAAGTAGAAATTCTCTTTTAGTAAGAATGATATTTTATAATGATATTGCAATAATAATAGTATCTGTGACTATAGCTCTTTTCCTTACCTTTACTGCATTTCAAAATATAGAATCAAAAGTTGTTGAATCAGCTAAAGACAAAATGACTTTAGTTAATCGTGCTTATATTGGGGAAGTTCTAAAAATAAAAGATGACTTAAATCAAATAACCAATAATATCATTTTATTTGGAAATGAAAGTTTTAATAATAAACTTACATATAATGAAAGAGCTAGAGTAATAAGAAATCAACTATTGAGAAAAACTTTTGGAATGTATCAAAACTCTACTTTATCTATAGTTGATAAAAATGGAGTGATTTTAGGTGAGGCTGGAAATAGTAGCCTTAAAACTCCTATTGATAAAGAAGGCTTTAAAGAAAATATATCAAATATCAATGCTGATATGAAAACTGTCTATTTTTTTAAAAAAGATGGAACAATATATTCAAGAACAATAATAGAATATCAAAATAATAAAATAAATCAATTATACCTTGTTTTAACTTTACCAACTGACCAAAATTTACTAAATATATTAGAAAATTCTGTTGGTCTTAACAATAAAGATTTTATCTTTTTAGTTGTTGATGACAAATATCAATCAAAAAATTCTAATCTATCTAAAGAAGTTAATTTTTTGAAAAAAAAATTAACTGGAAAAACTTTTGGTGCTTATAATCAAATATATAGAAAAAAAGAGATTGATGGAGAAAGTTATTTTTTAGTTTTAATGGATTTGTACAACTATAAAAATGAATCCATTGGAAATTTAGGTGTAGCTATATATTTTGAAAATATTGAGCAACTGAAAAAAAATATATCTCTATCAGTCACTCTAATTATACTTTTATTTATAGCTATCAGTACTACTATCTCAGCTAGAATCTTCAAAAACTTATTAGAACCACTTTCTAGAATTGTTGAAGCTGCTGAAGAGGTAAGTAAGGGAAACTATAAAATTTTTATTAAACCAGAAGGTGTTGATGAAATTAGAACTCTTTCTAAAAGCTTTAATAAAATGGCAACAGATATTAGAAGTAATGAGGAACAGGCTAAAAATAAAAATAAAAAACTTATTGGAACCTTAAAAAGAATTGATTCTATTGAAAAAATTCTTATGAATATCCAAATTGAAAACGATATTACTTTAACAGTTAAAGAAATAATGTCTGCTTTTACTTCTGAGGTTGGTTTAGGATATAGTCGTGCTATGTATTTTAGATATAGCCGTGAAATAGATAAAATGGTTGGAGAGTTTGCCATTACAAATAATAGAGTAAAAAGAGAGATTTTAAATGGAGTAGAAAGTACTCGTGGATTCAAATTCCAAATTGAAGACTTAAATAAATTAATTAAGTTAATTAAAATTCCATTTAAAAGTGAAAATTTAATAGCTAAATCTCTTCTTGAAAAAAGAATAATTTTTGAAAATGATCGTGGATATAAATATAATTTAGGAAATGAACTCTTTAAAAGTTTTGGAATTGATAAATTTTTAATTATGCCAATTTATAGTGAAAAAAGAAATTATGGTTGTATCCTTGTAGATTACTTTGGTAAAGAGAATAATATCACTCAAGAAGAAGTTGAACTTTTAACTTTACTATCTTTAAATATTTCAATTAGAATAAAAAATAGAACTATTGAAGAGGAAAAAATTGATTTTGAAAGAGCTACTACTACTGGTAAATTAGTAGATAGATTCTTTAAAGGTCGTGAAATCTCTTTTGAAAAAATGCTAGATTTTATGGAAAAAATGAATGAATATGATCCTAGTAATAGTTTCTTAAAAATTCAAATGCAAGAGATTAAAAATGAGATAGTTAAACTTAAAAGAGAGAGAGAGATTCTTAATGAGTATGTAAATGTGAAGAAAAATGATCCTTTAGAAATTTTAGATATAGAAGAGATTATTTCTGATATAATTTCAGAAATTGAACCTAAACTTGAAAAATTAGGAATTAATATCTCAACTTTTATAAATTATAATGGTAAAATTATAGGTAATAGAGCAAGACTTAAAAGAGCACTTTATGAAATAATTAAAAATGCTAAAGAATCTTTTGATAAAAAAAATAACGATAATAAAAAAATAAATATTATAGTGACAAAAGAAAAAAATGTAGATAAAATAAGAATAAACATTATTGATAATGGAATTGGAATGACACAAGAGCAATTGGAGAATGTTTTTGAACCTTTTGTAGGGTATAATGAAAACTCTCCAGGTCTTGGACTTTCAATTGTATCAAGAATTATAAAAGATCATCATGGTGTAATAAAAATTTTATCTCAAATAAATGAAGGTACAAATGTAAAAATAACTTTAAATATATATAAGGAGGAGATTTTATAATGAGTGAAAAGGATTACGGAGCTACACTTAACCTTCCGAAGACTAGTTTTCAAATGAAAGCAAATCTTCCAAATAAGGAGCCTAAAATCATTCAAAAATGGGAAGAAAATAAGATTTATGAAAAAGGATTAACAAAGGGAACAAAATCATTTATATTACATGATGGACCTCCATATGCAAATGGAGATATCCATATAGGACATGCCTTAAATAAAATCCTTAAAGATATTATCTTAAAATATAAAAGATTAAGAGGATATAATGCCCCTTATATTCCTGGATGGGATACCCACGGATTACCTATTGAATTAAAAGTTACAGAAAAGCTTGGAGAAAAAGCTAAAGAGATGTCTCCATTAGAAATAAGAAAACTTTGTACAGAGTATGCTTTAAAATGGGTAGGAATCCAAAGAGAAGGATTTAAAAGATTAGGAGTATTAGGAGATTGGGAAAATCCTTACCTAACTTTAAAACCAGAATATGAAGCAAAACAATTAGAAGTATTTGGAGAACTTTATGAAAATGGATATATTTTCAAAGGATTGAAACCTATATATTGGTCACCAGTTACAGAAACTGCTCTAGCTGAAGCTGAAATAGAGTATAAAAATGTAACTTCTCCATCTATCTATGTAAAAATGGAAGCTAATCCAGATTTATTAGAAAGATTAGGATTAACTGAACAAACTTGGGTAGTAATTTGGACAACTACTCCTTGGACATTACCAGCAAATATGGCTATATCATTAAATCCTAACTTCGAATATGGAGTATATAAAACAGAAAAAGGAAATTTAATTTTAGCTAAAGATTTAGCTGAAAAAGCTTTTGCTGAAATGGAAATTTCTGATTATCAATTAATTAAAGAATTTATAGGAAGCGACTTAGAAAGAGCTACATACAAACATCCTTTCTTAGAAAGAACAGGAATGATTATACTAGGAACTCACGTTACTGCTGATGCTGGAACAGGTTGTGTTCATACAGCTCCTGGACATGGACAAGATGACTATGTTGTTGGAACAAGATATGGAATAGAAGTAGTTTCTCCTATTAACAATAAAGGAGTTCTTACTGAAGAAGCTGGACAATTTGCTGGATTATTCTATTTAAAAGCTAATAAAGAGATCGTTGCTCACTTAACAGAAACTGGACACTTATTAAAATTAAAAAATATAGAACACTCTTATCCACATGATTGGAGATCTAAAACTCCTGTAATATTCAGAGCTACTGAACAATGGTTCGTAAAAGCTGAAGGTTCTGATTTAAGAGAAAGAGCTTTAAAAGCTTTAGATAATGTTGAATTTGTTCCTTCATGGGGAAGAAATAGAATTGGTTCTATGCTAGAAACAAGACCTGACTGGTGTATCTCTAGACAAAGAGTATGGGGAGTACCAATTCCTGTATTCTACAATGAAGAAACAGGAAAAGAGATCTACAATAAAGAGATCTTAGCAAGAATAGTAGAGATAGTTAAAAAAGAGGGAACAGCAGCTTGGTTAACTCATACAGCTGAAGAATTAATTGGAGAAGAACTTTTAGAAAAATATAATTTAAAAGGTGTTCAATTAAGAAAAGAAACAAATATTATGGACGTTTGGTTTGACTCTGGAGTTTCTCATAGATCTGTATTAGAAACTAGAGGAGAGTTAGTACATAGACCTGCTGATATGTACCTAGAAGGTTCTGACCAACACAGAGGATGGTTCCAAACTTCATTATTAACATCAATTGGTTCTACACACGATGCTCCATACAAAAAAATCTTAACTCATGGATTTGTAAATGATGGAGAAGGAAAGAAAATGTCAAAATCAGTTGGAAACGTAGTAGTACCTGCTGATGTTATAAAAGTATTTGGAGCAGATATTTTAAGACTTTGGTGTGCTTCAGTAGATTATAGAGAAGATGTAAAAATTTCTGATAATATCTTAAAACAAATGGCAGAAGCTTATAGAAGAGTAAGAAATACTGCTAGATATATTTTAGGAAATAGTAATGACTTCAATCCTGCAACTGATAAAGTAGCTTATAAAGATTTAATGGAAATCGATAAATGGGCATTAAATAAATTAGAAATATTAAAGAGAAAAGTTACAGAAAACTATGAAAAATATGAATTCTATAACTTATTCCAAGATATTCACTATTTTGCTGGTGTAGATATGTCAGCTTTCTATCTAGATATTATAAAAGATAGATTATATACAGAAGGAACTAACTCTTTAGCTAGAAGATCAGCTCAAACTGTAATGACAGAAATATTATTAACTTTAACTAAGATGATAGCTCCAATTCTTTCATTTACTGCTGAAGAGATTTGGGATACATTACCTGAAGCTTTAAAAGATGAAGAATCAGTATTATTAAGTTCTTGGTATGAAGAAAATGATGAATACTTAAATTCTGAAGTAGAAGCTAAATGGGCAGATATCATAAAAGTTAGAAAAGAAGCTAACAAATCATTAGAAAAAGCTAGACAAGGAGAAAACAGAATTATAGGAAACTCTTTAGATGCTAAAGTTATGTTATATTCTAATGATGAAAATATGCAAAAATTCTTAATGGAAAATAGAGAAAGATTAGAATTAGCTCTAATTGTTTCAAATGTTGAAATAGTAAATTCTGTTGATGAAACATTTGTTAAAGGAGAAGAAATTCAAGATCTTTTCATAAAAGTTGTACATGCTGAAGGAGAAAAATGTGAAAGATGTTGGAAATATTCAACAGAAGTTGGAAAAGATCCTGAACATCCTACTCTTTGCCCAAGATGTGCTGCTGTACTAAAAAATAACTAGGAGAAATTATGACATATATAGTTTTAATCTTGATACTTGTTGGTGCTGACCAACTGTCAAAATACCTGATAGATAGTAATATGCTAGAAGGAGAGACACTACCAATTATAAATGATTTTTTTCATATAACATATGTTAAAAATAGAGGTATTGCCTTTGGAATGTTTCAAGGAAAACTAGATATAATAAGCATAGCTACAGTTATAGCAATTGTAGCTATTGCTTATTACTTATATAAAGAAAAAAATAAACTCTCTTTAGTTGAAAAAATGGGGTTTATTTATATCTTAGCTGGAGCTATTGGAAATATGTGGGATAGAGCCTTTAGAGGATTTGTGGTAGATATGATGGACTTTAGAGGTATTTGGTCATATGTTTTTAATTTAGCTGATGTCTGGATAAATATTGGAGTAATATTTATATTATTAGATCAATTCATTCTTAAAAAGAAGAGAGAAACCGAGGAGGATAAGAAATGACATTTCAAGAGATAATTTTTGCTCTTCAAAAATACTGGAGTTCAAAAGGGTGTGTACTTGGAAACCCTTATGATATAGAGAAAGGAGCTGGAACATTCAACCCTAATACTTTCCTTATGTCATTAGGACCAGAACCATGGAGTGTAGCTTATGTAGAGCCTTCAAGAAGACCAAAAGATGGAAGATATGGAGAAAACCCTAACAGAGTTTATCAACACCATCAATTCCAAGTTATAATGAAACCATCTCCATTAAATATTCAAGAACTTTATCTAGAAAGTTTAAGAGTTTTAGGAATTGAACCTGAAAAACACGATATTCGTTTTGTTGAAGATGACTGGGAATCACCAACACTTGGAGCTTGGGGACTTGGTTGGGAAGTATGGTTAGACGGAATGGAAGTAACTCAATTTACATATTTCCAACAAGTTGGAGGATTAGAACTTGATCCTATCCCTGTTGAAATAACTTATGGACTTGAAAGAATTGCACTATATATTCAAAATAAAGAAAATATCTACGATTTAGAGTGGGCTCCTGGAGTAAAATATGGAGATATGAGATTCCAATTTGAATATGAAAACTCTAAATACTCTTTTGAATTAGCAGATTTAGATAAACACTTTAAATGGTTTGATGAATTTGAAAAAGAAGCATCTAGAATTTTAGATGAAGGTTTAGTATTACCAGCTTATGACTATGTTTTAAAATGTTCTCATGTATTCAATGTATTGGACTCAAGAGGTGCTATATCTACAACTGAAAGAATGGCATATATTTTAAGAGTAAGAAACTTAGCTAGAAGATGTGCTGAAGTTTATGTTCAAAACAGAAAAGATTTAGGATATCCACTACTAAAGAAGTAATTTAAAGGATAAAAAGAAAACTTTAAGAATTGTGGAAATTACGGAGAGAAGTTAGATTAACTCAGCAAAAACGAACGCTAAAAAACACAACTGTTTGAGCGAGAGTGAGTTTTGTGTTTTTAGTGAGGTAAGCTATAGTTAATCAACTTCTTGGAGTCTAGAACAATTCTAAGTTTTCTTATTAGACGATAATAGAGGAGGAAAAACATTGAGATTACTATTTGAAATTGGAATGGAAGAATTGCCAGCAAGATTTCTTAAGCAGGCTTTAAATGATTTAAAATCTAATTTAGAAACAAAATTAAATAATGATAGAATAAAATTTGATGAAATAAAAACTTATGGAACACCTAGAAGATTAGTACTAGATGTACATAATTTAGCTGAAACTCAAGAAGATTTAAATCTTGTAAATATGGGACCAGCTAAAAATGTTGCATATGTAAATGGAGAATTATCAAGAGCTGGACTTGGATTTGCTAAATCTCAAGGAATAGAACCTGAACAACTAGAGATAGTTTCAACTCCAAAAGGTGAATATATAGCAGCTAGAAAATATATGAAAGGAAAATCTACTAAAGAACTTTTACCAGAAATTTTAAAATCTTTAGTTCTTGAGTTAAACTTCCCTAAATCAATGAAATGGTCTGATAAAAAATTAAGATTTGCTAGACCTGTTCAATGGTTCTTAGCTCTATGTGACTCAGAAGTTGTTCCTTTTGAAATTGAAGGAATAGTAAGTGGAAATAAATCAAGAGGACATAGATTCTTTGGTAAAGAATTTGAAGTTTCTACTCCAGAAGAATATTTTACTAAAATTAGAGAAAATAATGTTATAATTGATCTTGATGAAAGAAGAGCATTAGTTAAAGATTTAGTTGCTAAATGTGCTGAGGCTGGGGAGCAAGTTCATATTGAAGATGAGTTACTAGATGAAGTTACAAACCTTATCGAGTACCCTTGTCCAATAGTTGGAAGTTTCAATTCAGATTTCTTAGAAGTTCCTCAAGAAGTTTTAATAATATCAATGCAAGTACATCAAAGATACTTTCCTATCTTAGATTCTAATGGAAAACTTTTACCTAAATTTGTTGTAGTAAGAAACGGTATTGAGTCTTCTGATTTTGTAAGAAAAGGAAATGAAAAAGTTTTATCTGCTAGACTTGCTGATGCTAGATTCTTCTATCAAGAAGATTTAAAACATCCATTATCTGATAATGTAGAAAAATTAAAAACAGTAGTTTTCCAAAAAGATTTAGGAACTATCTATCAAAAAATAGAAAGAAGTAAAGAAGTTGCTAATTATCTAATAGATGTTTTAGGTTGTACAGATAGAAAAGAGGATATTTTAAGAACTGTTTACTTAGCTAAAGCTGACTTAGTTTCTAATATGATTGGTGAAAAAGAATTTACTAAACTTCAAGGATTTATGGGAGCTGACTATGCACTAAAATCTGGAGAAAATGAAAGAGTTTCTTTAGGAATAAAAGAGCATTACTATCCTAGATTCCAAGGAGATTTATTACCTACAGAAATGGAAGGAATAATAGCTGGTATTGCTGATAGAATAGATACACTAGTTGGATGTTTTGGTGTAGGAGTAATCCCTAGTGGTTCAAAAGACCCATTTGCACTTAGAAGAGCAGCTTTAGGAATAGCTAATATCATTGTAAATTCTAAATTAAACTTATCTTTAAAAGCTTTAGTTAATAAATCTCTTGATACTCTTTCTAAAGATGGAGTTTTAAAAAGAGATAGAGCTGAAGTAGAAAAAGAAGTTTTAGATTTCTTTAAACAAAGAGCATTAAATATCTTCAGTGATATGAAATATAGTAAAGATATTATCAGTGCTGTTTTAGAAAAAGATTGTGATAATTTAGTTGATGCATTAGAAAGAATAAAAGCTCTTGAAGAATTTGTTAAA
This genomic window from uncultured Fusobacterium sp. contains:
- the glyQ gene encoding glycine--tRNA ligase subunit alpha yields the protein MTFQEIIFALQKYWSSKGCVLGNPYDIEKGAGTFNPNTFLMSLGPEPWSVAYVEPSRRPKDGRYGENPNRVYQHHQFQVIMKPSPLNIQELYLESLRVLGIEPEKHDIRFVEDDWESPTLGAWGLGWEVWLDGMEVTQFTYFQQVGGLELDPIPVEITYGLERIALYIQNKENIYDLEWAPGVKYGDMRFQFEYENSKYSFELADLDKHFKWFDEFEKEASRILDEGLVLPAYDYVLKCSHVFNVLDSRGAISTTERMAYILRVRNLARRCAEVYVQNRKDLGYPLLKK
- the glyS gene encoding glycine--tRNA ligase subunit beta — its product is MRLLFEIGMEELPARFLKQALNDLKSNLETKLNNDRIKFDEIKTYGTPRRLVLDVHNLAETQEDLNLVNMGPAKNVAYVNGELSRAGLGFAKSQGIEPEQLEIVSTPKGEYIAARKYMKGKSTKELLPEILKSLVLELNFPKSMKWSDKKLRFARPVQWFLALCDSEVVPFEIEGIVSGNKSRGHRFFGKEFEVSTPEEYFTKIRENNVIIDLDERRALVKDLVAKCAEAGEQVHIEDELLDEVTNLIEYPCPIVGSFNSDFLEVPQEVLIISMQVHQRYFPILDSNGKLLPKFVVVRNGIESSDFVRKGNEKVLSARLADARFFYQEDLKHPLSDNVEKLKTVVFQKDLGTIYQKIERSKEVANYLIDVLGCTDRKEDILRTVYLAKADLVSNMIGEKEFTKLQGFMGADYALKSGENERVSLGIKEHYYPRFQGDLLPTEMEGIIAGIADRIDTLVGCFGVGVIPSGSKDPFALRRAALGIANIIVNSKLNLSLKALVNKSLDTLSKDGVLKRDRAEVEKEVLDFFKQRALNIFSDMKYSKDIISAVLEKDCDNLVDALERIKALEEFVKKEEFGKLLPILKRVGNISKDHTDIIINPELLKEDIEKELYQFSIELNEKVSLALENKNYLEYLAELINGKDIINNYFDKIIVMDKDEAIKNNRLSQLRFLTEIFTKMADLNQIEER